The DNA segment CGACAGCCTGTTCAGGCTCATAGGGCCGGGAAGTTCGTGCGAATGCAGCAATGGCGGGACGATGGGTCTCGCCCGTGATCTGTGTCTGCGCTGAAGCGCTGTGGAACTGTTCATGGGCAGACCGTAGAACGAATTGCCCACCCGGCACAACGGCCTGCGGAAATCTGTGGATATGTGGATATTCCTTTGCCGCCAGACGGCTGGAATGTGCGTATGCATGTGGATATTTTTCCGTTGTCCACATTCGCGTTCCGGTGTCCCCGCCGCGCCGGATAATCGGGCGTTATGAGTCATATTTTGGTGAATGTTGCATGGCCGTACGCGAACGGCCCGCGTCACATCGGTCACGTCGCCGGATTCGGCGTTCCGTCCGACGTGTACGCACGATACGAACGCATGAAGGGCAATGACGTGCTAATGGTCTCAGGTACCGATGAGCACGGCACCCCGATTCTGGTGGAGGCCGATAAGGAAGGCGTGAGCGCTCAGGAGCTCGCCAACCGGTACAACCGCGTGATCGCCAAGGATCTGTGCGATCTGGGTCTGAGCTACGACCTGTTCACGCGCACCACCACCGGCAACCATGAGAAGGTTGTGCAGGAGCTGTTCAAGCAGTGCCTGGAAAACGGCTACATCTACAAGGGCACTCAGAAGGTTGCCATCTCCCCCTCCACTGGCCGCACCCTGCCGGACCGTTATATTGAGGGCACCTGCCCGATCTGCGGTGCGGACGGCGCCCGTGGCGACCAGTGCGATGCCTGCGGCAACGAGCTGGACCCGGACGAGCTGATCAACCCGGTGTCCAAGATCAACGGCGAAACCCCGCGCTTCGAAGAGACCGAACATTTCTTCCTCGACCTGCCGGCACTGGCCGAAGCCAATCTCGCGTGGCTGAAGACCCGCGAAGGTTGGCGCACCAATGTCATCAACTTCTCCATCGGCCTGTTCAAAGAGGTCAAGCCGCGCGCCATCACGCGCGACATCGACTGGGGTATTCCGGTGCCGGTGAAGGACTGGATCGACAACCCGAACAAGAAGCTGTACGTGTGGTTCGACGCCGTGATCGGCTACTTGTCCGCTTCCATCGAATGGGCACGTCGCAAGGGCGATTCGGAGGCGTGGCGCGCCTGGTGGAATGACCCGTCCACCCCGGGCTACTACTTCATGGGCAAGGACAACATCACGTTCCATTCCCAAATCTGGCCTTCCGAAATGCTGGCCTACAACGGCCAGGGTTCCAAGGGCGGCGAGACCGGCAAGCTCGGTCCGCTGAACATGCCGGAACAGGTCGTGGCCAGCGAGTTCATGACCATGGAAGGCAAGAAGTTCTCGTCCTCCCGCGGCATCGTCATCTATGTGAAGGATATTCTGTCGCGCTACCCGGTGGATGCCGTGCGCTACTACATCTCCATCGCCGGTCCGGAAAGCTCCGACTCCGACTTCACCTGGGCCGAGTTCGTCCGTCACAACAACGAGGAGCTTGCCTCCTCCTGGGGCAACCTGGTCAACCGCGTCGCCAACCTGATTGCCAAGAACTTCGGTGAGATCCCGGCTGCCGACGAGAACGAGATGACCGATGAGGACCGCGCGCTGCTGGCCGAGACCAACGAGGCCTTCGCCACCGCCGGCAACTTCATCGAGAACCACCGCCAAAAGGCCGCACTGCTGGAAGCCATGCGCATCGTGGGCAATATCAACAAGTACATCTCCGCCACCGAACCGTGGAAGATCAAGGACAATCCGGCTCGCCTCGGCACCGTGCTGCACGTTGCCGCACAGGCCGTGTCCGATGCGAACCATCTGCTTGCGCCGTTCCTGCCTCATGCCTCGCAGAAGGTGTGGGAGGCTCTGGGCGGCAAGGGCACGTTCTCGCCGCTGCCGCACATCGAAGAGGTCGAGGATCTTGACAAGCCAGGCTTCATGTACCCGATCATCACCGGCGACTACAAGCTGGGCGTGAACGTGCACCCGTGGAAGAGCGAACCGATCGAGGTCGGCGCCCCCGTGGCCAAGCCGACGCCAATCTTTGCGAAGATCCCGGTCGAGGCTGTGCAGGAGGAGCTTGACCGCTTCGATGCCGAGCTGAAGGCCCGCAAGGAAGCCGAGGCGCAGCGTCTTGCCGCCGAGAAGGCGAAGCTCGCCGACTGAGCGCAAGTCATGCGTTAACCCGTTGCGACCAAAGGACCCGATCTGTTGACAACCGTCAGCGGACCGGGTCCTTTGTGATTGACTGCAGCCGTTCCGCGCTGCGATCTTCCCATGCCCCTCGCGGCGCTATCGGCAGTGACTTCCACGCCATTACTGCCAAACATTCTTCACATTTGTTCATCGAAAACGACAAGAAAACCTGCATTTTTGTCACAGACTGCGTGTCATCCATGTAGACCAAGTACCCTTTCCGCGGAACATTGCTAGAAGGGGCAATGCCTCCCGCAGAGTTAGGGGTGGTTCTGGTTGCCGAGAACAGACACAGGCCATAGGCCTACGATGGTACGACATAGGGGGATCGCATGTATCGCATTGCTGTAGTTGACGACGTGCCAACGCAATGCGACGCGCTGGCGAACGCCATTGATAGCATCTGTGCGGCCAGAAACGACGGCTACGATGTCGAGATCAGCCGGTTCAACACCATTGCCGATTTCGAGCAGGCGCTTCTCTCGTTGAGGGAACAGGACGACACCTTCGATATCGTGTTCATGGACATCGTATTCGGTGATTCCACAGTCGACTCCGATACCAGCAGCGCCAGCATAGCCGACCACAACGAAGCCGATGCCGACGAAACCGGTAACAGCGAAACCGGCAACACCGCACACCATGAGAACGGCATCGAAGCGGTGGCACGGCTCTTCGGCACTCGACCGCAGGACGAACAGAACGATCAGGACAATCAAGACGATCAAGACGCTCTCGAACTGCCCACGCAGGTGGTCTATGTGACCGGCCATGCCGAATACTGCACCAAGGTCTACGACACCGATCATGTATCCTTCCTGCTCAAGCCAGTGGGAAGAACCGAACTGCGCGGCGCCCTGAAGAAGGCGATAGACCGCTGCGAAGCATACCGTTCCAATCCGATCCGGGTCCACATGGGGAAAATGGAGTACGTGGTCTGGCCACAGCATATCCAATATATGGAGCGCACAGCCCGCACGCTGCTTATCCATTACGACGACGGCAGGGTGTTGCGTTCCTACCTGAAGCTGCGTTCGCTTGAACCGATGATGCCCAACTATCTCATCAGATGCCACGCCAGCTACATGGTGAACCTGTATGCCGTGGCGGCATTCGCAGGAACGGATTTCGTGATGTGCGACGGCGTGCGGATCCCCATCAGCCAGCGGCGCAGGCATAAAACGGCGCTCAGCTTCGAACGCTTTACGCGGTCGGCACGCTGAAGGTGGAAGAGCCGTTCGAATGACTGCTCCACGCAGCCTGTCGCACCATGGCGGTTACCGCGGGGTTTGCGACAACTTCTGTGGCGTTTGTGACAATTTCCGCGACGAAAGTGACATATCTTGTCACTACGTTCACGCGAATTGTCACAAACCCCGCATTCATTCGCCACGACATCCCCGATGCGCACGGCAATACACGCAAACCACCGTTGTTCACCCCACTGCTCACACCCCCATTACATTTCTTTCAGGGAATTGACAGGAACACATATCATTCCCCCAAGAAATGAGCAGTTATATAGAAAACGTCAGCGGAACAAACACAACGCAGACGAGGTTCCTCCCGAGCCCCATAACTGAATCCTTTCTTCTCTCTCTTCTCTCTTGCCCGGCGGCTCCCCCGCCGGGTTCTCTTTTTTCTGCCACTCTTTCCGCCACTCCCACGGATTCGCGCAGATTCCCGCATCATTTTGCGCCACCCAGCGTCATCGCACCCGCGCAAACACCTCCGGAGTACCCCATCGCCAGCATTTGGTCAGGGTCTTGTGGGCGCATATCCCCCACGCTTACAATCAAAATCGTCTATTAAGACCGACCCAAAGAGGAGTTCTAATTATGCTCACCAACGAATACGTCAAGCGCGTGTATGCCCAGGTGGAGAAGCGTGATGGCGACCAGCCCGAGTTTCTGCAGGCCGTCTCCGAAGTCTTCGAAAGCCTCCAGCCCGTGGTTGAGAAGCACCCGGAATACGAGAAGGCAGGCGTGCTGGAACGTATCGTCGAGCCGGAACGCGTAGTGAAGTTCCGCGTCGCATGGACCGACGACGAGGGCAAGGTCCAGGTGAACCGCGGCTACCGCATCCAGTTCAACTCCGCCATCGGACCGTACAAGGGCGGCCTGCGCTTCCATCCGACCGTGAACGAGGGCGTCATCAAGTTCCTCGGCTTCGAGCAGATCCTCAAGAACTCCCTGACCACGCTGCCGATGGGCGGCGGCAAGGGCGGCTCCGACTTCGACCCGAAGGGTAAGTCCGACGCCGAGGTCATGCGTTTCTGCCAGGCCTTCATGACCGAACTGTGCCGTCACATCGGCCAGTTCACCGACGTTCCCGCCGGCGACATCAACGTCGGCGCCCGTGAGATCGGCTACCTGTTCGGCCAGTACAAGCGCATCCGCGACGAATACTCCGGCGTGCTCACCGGCAAAGGTCTTGAGTTCGGCGGCTCCTTGGCCCGCACCGAGGCCACCGGTTACGGCCTGTGCTACTACACGCAGGAGGCGCTGCGCGTTCTGAAGAACGATTCCTTCGAAGGCAAGACCGTGGTCATCTCCGGTTCCGGCAACGTGGCCATCTTCGCCACCGAAAAGGCCCAGGCCCTGGGCGCGAAGGTCGTCACCGCATCCGATTCCAACGGCTACGTATACGATCCGGACGGCATCAAGCTCGACATCGTCAAGGACATCAAGCTGGGCCATCGCGGCCGCATCAAGGAATACGCCGAGCGCGTTCCGGGCGCCGAATACCACGAGGGCTGCAAGGGCGTGTGGACCGTGCCGTGCGACATCGCGCTGCCGTGCGCCACGCAGAACGAAATCGACGGCGAATCCGCCAAGGCCCTGGTGGCCAACGGCTGCAAGGTCGTGTGCGAAGGCGCGAACATGCCGTCCACTCCGGAAGCCATCACCGTCTACCAGGAGAACGGCCTGCTGTACGGCCCGGCAAAGGCCGCCAACGCAGGTGGCGTGGCCGTGTCCGGCCTGGAGATGAGCCAGAACAGCTACCGCCTAAGCTGGACCTTCGAAGAGGTGGACAACAAGCTCAAGTCCATCATGGAGAACATCGTCGCCAACTCCTTGGCCGCCGCCAAGGAATACGGCCATGAGGGCGATCTGATGCTCGGCGCCAACGCCGCCGGCTTCGTCAAGGTCGCCAACGCCATGGTCGCCCAGGGCGTGCTGTGATCCGCTGAATTCCGATTCGGCTTACCGAGCCGGTTTGCGCTGATTTGAGTATCGAGTACTCAGATCAGCGCAAACCGGCTTTTTGCTATCCCACCATTCGGCAAATGGTGGGGCACTAGCCCACGCCAAAAAAGCAGACCGATATTGATGTTGTGGCCGGCGATCCAGCAACACAACCGTGCTGCTCGGCGAATGCGCATGGCGCAGCAATTTCGACGAGACCGAAGCGGTAGAGTCTCTGCTGGAAAGGGAAGGCCTGATTCAGGGATATACGACTACTTATTTCATGTTCTTCAGCAAGCGTCCCATCTCACAGGCCACCCGAAGCAAATATGCCGGCCGCGTGCGTTTTCTCGACGTCAATGAGCGGTATGGCCGCAACAGCTACGACGAGTAGCGTACAAGCGCAGGCACGAGCTTGGGCTTAGAAAGCAGACATTCCCGCCAGGACCGCCCACCGCATAGACTGGAGGCCATGAGCGAAATAAACGCGTTGAATCTTGAACCCGGCGATGCGGTGGGTGGCTACACGTTGGTGTCCCGCCTTGGAGCGGGTGCCATGGGCTCGGTATGGCGGGTGCATGATGATGGCGGCCATGTCTATGCGATGAAGATTCTGCGCGATTCCCTGTCCGACGACGGCGGTGTGCGCGATCCGCGCGATCCGCGCGATCCGAATCTCAAGGAGAATGTTCCCGCACGCGAGCGCTTGCGTCGCGAGGCCTTGGCCTTGCAGAAGATCCATAATCCGGGTGTGTGCGGCATTGTCGACATGGAGCTGGATGATGCGGTGGCGTTCATTGTCACCGAGCTGATCGAGGGCAAGAATCTTAAGGAGGATGTCGCTGCGAACGGCCCGTATGTGGGCAATGATCTGGAGCGTCTCGCGCGCAAGCTTATCGAAGCGGTTGGCGCGGTGCATGCGGCTGGCATTATCCACCGCGATATCAAACCGACCAATGTGATGATTTCGGCCACGGGGCCGGTGCTGGTCGATTTCGGCATCGCCATGGGCGAGAACGAGAGCCATGTGACCCGTACCGGCCTGGTTATGGGCACGCCTGGCTTCATCGCGCCGGAGATTATCGATGGCGCGGATTCCAATGAGGCTACCGACTGGTGGTCCACGGCGTCGGTGCTGGCGTTTGCCGCCACAGGTTCACCGGTGTTCGGCACGAAGCCGATGATGGCAGTGTTGGAACGTGCCGCTTCGGGCAATGCGAATCTTGCCGGCTTGCCGCCCAATACGCTGGCCGCGTTCCGTAGCGCTTTGAACCCGGATCCCCGCAAGCGTTGCACATCCGACCAGCTGCTGCATGCCATTGCGTTGGATGCGTTGAATCCGTTCGCCTGGCAGACATCGGACTCTACCGACCTGTTCGGTTCCACCACTGGCGCAGACGCTTCGGAGGTGGTGCACCCTTTTGACGTACCGCTTCCCGAAGGCATGCAGACACCTTCGTCATCGTCTATGAGGCAGACTGCGCCTGCTCGTTCCGCCGCGTTGAACCGTTTGGCTCAGCGCAATCAGCCTGGTAATCTGCGTGCGGATTGGGATGCGACCACGGATGATGGCGGGGATTCCGGATTCGTTGCCGCCACTATGGCGCTTTCGCCCGAGCAGTGTACGGTGGCGCTTCCCAGTGACTATTTGGGCCCTGAGCAGGCGACCCGGCCGATTGCCGCTGCCGACACCGCCGCTGTTGCGGGTGCCGCCACACGCGTAATGCCCGCGGCGGCACCGTCGCCTTCGATCGCGCACACCACGGTCATGCCCGGTATGGCACGTCAGGCGACGCAACGGATGCCACAGCAGATGCCGCAACGTCCAGTGCAAATGCCGCGTCTTCCTGCATCACCGCAGGCACGGCAATCGTGGCCGCAGCCACAGCCACAGCAACCGCAGCAATACCAGGCCAATCCGGCTGACATCAAGCGCGGCCGCTACCTTGCCCATAGTGTTGCACCGCTGATATTCGCAGCCATCGTTCCGGCGGTCGCTGCATTGTTCATGCCGCCTGCCGGCATTGCGGCCGCACTGCTGCTGTTCTGGGTATTGCTGACGATAGGGTTCAGCACCGAAGCACAGCTGGAACGGGAAGGCAAACGCGGCGGCACACGCAAGGGCTCCGATACCGCGATGCGCATACTGTCGCTGCCGTGGCATGCGGTGCGCGCGGCGGCACACGCCCTGCTTCGTACCGTTTGGTTTGCGCTGATCGATGTCATCGTTGTCGTTATCGCCACAGTGGCGTTGCAACTGCCTTGGCAGATGCTGTTCATCGGCGACGTATGGCCTCATCAGATCCCCTATCTGACCGACGGCCCCTTGTCGCTCACCGGGCTGGCTATGTCGTGCTCGGCTGCGGCCACATGGGTATTGACCGCGTTCCTTCCCAAAGCACCCATACTGCGCCTTGGCGCCGGGGTTCTGGCAGGCGGGCCTGCAGGCCGCAATGTCCCCTCATCCGCAATACAATCGACCTGAAATTTCGTTCCGATCTCTCGGCATCGTTTTCATAGTTCTGTGGGCTACACTGAGCACGGAGCGAATCTAAGACAAAGGAGCACGCATGTCCAATAAGGACAATCACCGTCAATCCCGTGCCGAACGCCGCGCCGCCAACGAGGCAGCGGCAAAGGCAGCCGCAGAACGTGCGGCCAAGGAACGCCGTCAGCAGACCATCATCGGCGCATGCGTACTGGCCGTCATCGTGGTTCTTATCGCGGTGATCGCCCTGTCCATCTGGCAGCCTTGGAAGAACAGCAAGTCTTCGGAAAGCAGCAACGCCAGCAATCTGACCGTCCAGCAAGCATACGACCAGCTGCAGAAGGTCAAGAACAAGCCCACCACCGCAGACGCCAAGGGCGGTATTCTGCTGTCGAAGAACGGCGTGGGCAAGAAGGCCAACGGCGCACCCACCGTGGCCATCTACATGGACTTCATGTGCTCCGGCTGCGGCAGTTTCAACCGTCTGGTCGACCCCACACTGGAGAAGATGCTCGACGCCGGCCAGTTGAACATCGAACTGCACCCCATGTCGTTCGGCGACCGTTGGAGCAGCGACAACTATTCCACTCGAGCTGCGAACATGCTGCTGTACATCACCGAGCATGATGATGACCCGGCTCATATTCTCGGCTTCATCTCGAACATGTATGCCGACGACTTCCAGCCGGCCGAGAACTCCGGCGTCGACACATCCGACGCCCAGATGAAGAAGCAGGCGACCAAAGCTGGCGTGTCGCAGAAGGTGGCCGATGCCGCAGTCACCGACAAGTACACCGCCTGGCTGGATGCCATCGACACCTACACCCCCAAGCGCAGCGATTTGTGGAACACGTCCGGCGACCTTAAGGGCCAGATGACCACGCCGACCATCACGATCAACGGAAAGTTCTGGGATATGAACCAGTCCCAGTCGGTGTATTCCGACACGAAGTCCGGTCTGCTTGCCGCGCTGGGCATTGACGAAAGCAAGGTAGGCGTTGCGGGCACGATGCCGTCCATTGGCGAAAACGGCAAACCAATCGCAGTTTCAGCCAATAAGTAAGCGTTTCGTCCCGGCAGAACTGATATGCTTCTGTATATTCGTGTGCGGTAATGCGCACGCGCCTCTTTAGCTCAGATGGCCAGAGCGGCCGCCTTGTAAGCGGCAGGTCGTCGGTTCGATCCCGACAAGAGGCTCTCTCCCCTTGAATGGGGAGCGTACGATTGGGGTTGTAACAACACGTCGCGCGAGTAAGAGTGAAGGGCCTCACCCCCTAATTCGGCCCTTCCATTAATGGGGCAGGAGCGTCCCCCTAAATTGCTCTGCCCCTAGAGGGGGCGGGAACATTCCCCTTCTCTCCCGCCCCCTCTTTCTACTTCTTCCATGCTTGTCCCGCGAGTTTCCGCGAGGAAAGCGTATGTGGGGAAATGGCCGACACTTGGTCCATGCCGTCAGCGACTTCAACCGCAACCATTAGGATTAGGCGCTAGTATGCCCGATACGCCACTGGCGGCGAGTCAGGAAAGAGGTTGGTATGGCACGGAGATGGACACCGCAACGTTTTATGATGCTGCGTCGCGTCCGCGTTGCCGTCTGCGTGATCGCGGTGAGCGCGATGGCTGTGGCGACGTTCGGATTGAGCACACGCAAGGCCGTGGCGTTGAACGTCAATGGCAAGACCACAACCGTGACCACATATGCCATGAGCGTCAAGCGACTGCTGGAGGAACAGCATATCGCCGTCAGATCGCACGATATCGTACAGTCCACGTCGGGCGGCACGCTGACCGATCATGCGGTCGTCACCGTGCGCAACGCCTATCAGACCACTGTGACCGTCGACGGCGAGGACATTCCCTTCTGGACGGTTGCGGACAGCGCCGACCAGCTGATCGGCTTCTTCAAGGCGAACGAAAGCAAGGCCTCCGCCATCACCATCAATATCGACAACGTGTACCAGCAGCTCACCGGCGGCATGGTGATCAACAAGAAAGGGCCGGTCACGGTAATAGCCGACGGCAAAAGCTCCCAGGCCCCCGACGGCAAGCTGCCGGCGGCATCGATTCTTGATTCCAAAGGCATTACCGTAGGCAAGGAAGACAAGGTAAGCGTCAGCGAGCAGGGTTCGGAGACCATACTGCGCGTACAGCGTGTGACGCATGGGCAGGAGACGCGAACCAAAGTCGTGCCGTTCGATACGCAGACCATCGTGGATTCCTCGTTGCAGCCCGGCGAAACGGTGATTCGCCAGCAGGGCGAAAACGGTGAGATCCAGCAGGTATACAACGTGACATACGTCGACGGCGTGGCCCAGAGCGAAACGCTCGACAGCGAAACCACCACCAAGGCATCGGTGAATCAAATCGTGGCGGTCGGTCCGGCCAAGCCCGCGACAACCGATGACGACGCCGAATCGGATACCAAGACCGACGCCAAATCAAACGACGCGTCCGACGACGATCACAGCACGTCGAAGAACGGCAAGTCCGACAGCAAGAGCGACGCTTCGGATTCCAAGTCGAACGCCAAAACCGATACATCGGATTCCAGCAAATCCGATAACAGCACGAAAAGCGACGACGCCAAGCAACAGGAACAGCAGAACAACCAGTCGCAGAATCAGAACCAGAACCAGAACCAGAACCAGAACCAACAGAACCAGAGCCAGCAGAACAGCAGCCAATCAAACCAAAACCAAAACAACCAGAACAATCAGAGCCAAAATAGCCAGAATCAAAGCAACACCTCCACCAGCGGCCGGCTCTGGCACCCCAGCGTGTCCCAGGCGCAGGCCTATGCCGCCGCGGCAGCGGCCCAGCGCGGCTGGACCGGCGCGGATTGGGACGCATTGGTCTGGATCTGGAACCATGAGTCAAGCTGGCTGTGGAACGCCGAGAATCCATCCTCCGGCGCATACGGCATTCCTCAGGCATTGCCACCGGATAAGATGGGCGCCGGATACAGGGACGACGCCGCCGTCCAAATTGACTGGGGCTTGACCTATATTGCTGGACGCTACGGCAGCCCAAGCCAAGCCAAACAATGGTGGCTGCAGCATAACTGGTACTAATTCGAAGGCTTTACGATGACCGACATTTCCGATACCGCACCTACCGCGCACCTGCTCGGTGCAGCAGACATCCGCCGCATCGCCGATGAGGCCGGCGTAAGCCCAACCAAAAAATTCGGGCAGAACTTCGTTATCGACCCGGGCACCGTGCGCCGTATCGTACGCGAAGCCCACGTTGAAGCCGATACGCACGTGCTCGAAGTAGGCCCCGGTCTTGGCTCGCTGACGCTGGCGATTCTGGAAACCGGCGCCACCATGACCGCCGTGGAGATCGACCCGCCGCTGGCCGAGCGTCTGCCGAACACCGTGGCGGAATTCATGCCCGATGCCTCCAAGCGCCTGAGCATCGTCAACCGCGACGCGCTCACCGTCGACCCCGCCACACTGCCGGAGTTCGCGGACGGCAAGCCGTTTACCCTCGTGGCGAACCTGCCATATAACGTGGCCACGCCGATCCTGCTCACCCTGCTGGAACGATTCGACAATCTCGATTCTTTCCTGGTCATGGTGCAAAAGGAGGTCGCCGACCGTCTGGCCGCCACCCCCGGCAATAAGATCTACGGCACGCCCAGCGTGAAGCTCGCCTGGTATGGCGAAGCGAAACGCGTAGGTACGATCGGCCGTAACGTGTTCTGGCCGGCGCCGAACGTCGATTCGGCACTCGTGCATTTCCAGCGTTTCGGCACGCCACGCCCGCAAGAGCTGCGCGAACGCACCTTCTCGCTCATCGACGCGGCCTTTGGGCAGCGCCGTAAAACATTGCATGCGGCTTTGAAGAAAATCGTCCCCGCGGAGGCATTCGAAGCGGCCGGCATCGATCCGACCCGCCGAGGGGAGACACTCACCATCGACGAGTTCGTGGCGCTTGCCACGGCCATGGAGGGAAACGAGGGGAAGCGTTCATGAACGAGCCCACTCGCAGCATCGTCGTCGAGTGCCCGGCGAAAACGAATCTCACCCTTGCCGTAGGCAAACCGCACCAGGAATGGTCGGGCCGCCACGAACTTGACACCATCTACTGTGCCATCAGCCTGACGGATACCGTCAAGGTTACGGAAAAGCCGACCGATACCGGGTTCTCGCTGGAACTCGACGGCACGCATCTGGGCGATCTCGCCTCCTCGCAGGCGGACATGCGCCGCAATCATGCCGTGCTCGCCCTGTTCGCCATGGCCGAAGCCGCAGGCCGCGAGCCGAATGTCGCCTTGTCCATTACCAAACGCATTCCGGTGGGCGGCGGTCTTGCAGGCGGTTCAGCCGATGCCGCCGCCACGATCCTCGGATTGAACGAATTATGGGATCTGCATTGGCCTGTGGAGCGACTGCAGCAGGTTGCCGCGACTCTGGGCGCAGACATGCCGTTCTGCGTAGCCGGCGGCTATGCGCGGGGAACCGGCTACGGCGAGCGCATCGAAACGTTCGCTTCACAATCCCCCGAGGCTCAGAGTCTTCGCTCCCAGGGTTTTGCCGGCCCGCTGGTGGTGGGCGCATATCAATCCCAGCTCAGCACCCCGGAGGTCTACGCTGCGTTCGATCAGATCGGCGCGGGAGACGGGGATGCCAACCACTTGCAGAAGGCATCCATCAGCTTGCATCCACGCAGCGGCCAGGCCATCGAATCCGCGGTGAAGGCCGGTGCCACGCATGCGTTCGTTTCCGGTTCCGGTCCGTCCGTCGTCGCATTCACGCCGACCGCCGCCATCAGGCGCGCCGTCATCGAAGCATGGAAACGAAGCGCCTGTGTCGACCGCATTATCGCGGCAAGCGCACCGGCAGTGCCGTCCGTATCGCGTCACGGTAACGCGATACAGTGAAACAGTTCCAAAGCGAAGGGAAAACGCAATGACTGAGCCGTATGACGAACGTGCAGCCCGCAAAGCGTATATTCGTCGCCGTCAGAAGACGGTGTTCACCGTTATAGCAGTGATTCTTACGATTGCATTGGTCGTATCCTGCCTGATCTCCTTCAAGGTGATCGACGTGGAGCCCCAGGCCAAAAGCGTTGTCCAGCCGAATTATGGCCAAGCGGTCCCTTGTGCGGCAAAGAATCAGGACGGCACCGCCATGAAGTGGGCGGATAACAACACCGTGCCCGTGCGT comes from the Bifidobacterium angulatum DSM 20098 = JCM 7096 genome and includes:
- the metG gene encoding methionine--tRNA ligase; translated protein: MSHILVNVAWPYANGPRHIGHVAGFGVPSDVYARYERMKGNDVLMVSGTDEHGTPILVEADKEGVSAQELANRYNRVIAKDLCDLGLSYDLFTRTTTGNHEKVVQELFKQCLENGYIYKGTQKVAISPSTGRTLPDRYIEGTCPICGADGARGDQCDACGNELDPDELINPVSKINGETPRFEETEHFFLDLPALAEANLAWLKTREGWRTNVINFSIGLFKEVKPRAITRDIDWGIPVPVKDWIDNPNKKLYVWFDAVIGYLSASIEWARRKGDSEAWRAWWNDPSTPGYYFMGKDNITFHSQIWPSEMLAYNGQGSKGGETGKLGPLNMPEQVVASEFMTMEGKKFSSSRGIVIYVKDILSRYPVDAVRYYISIAGPESSDSDFTWAEFVRHNNEELASSWGNLVNRVANLIAKNFGEIPAADENEMTDEDRALLAETNEAFATAGNFIENHRQKAALLEAMRIVGNINKYISATEPWKIKDNPARLGTVLHVAAQAVSDANHLLAPFLPHASQKVWEALGGKGTFSPLPHIEEVEDLDKPGFMYPIITGDYKLGVNVHPWKSEPIEVGAPVAKPTPIFAKIPVEAVQEELDRFDAELKARKEAEAQRLAAEKAKLAD
- a CDS encoding LytR/AlgR family response regulator transcription factor, yielding MYRIAVVDDVPTQCDALANAIDSICAARNDGYDVEISRFNTIADFEQALLSLREQDDTFDIVFMDIVFGDSTVDSDTSSASIADHNEADADETGNSETGNTAHHENGIEAVARLFGTRPQDEQNDQDNQDDQDALELPTQVVYVTGHAEYCTKVYDTDHVSFLLKPVGRTELRGALKKAIDRCEAYRSNPIRVHMGKMEYVVWPQHIQYMERTARTLLIHYDDGRVLRSYLKLRSLEPMMPNYLIRCHASYMVNLYAVAAFAGTDFVMCDGVRIPISQRRRHKTALSFERFTRSAR
- the gdhA gene encoding NADP-specific glutamate dehydrogenase, with the protein product MLTNEYVKRVYAQVEKRDGDQPEFLQAVSEVFESLQPVVEKHPEYEKAGVLERIVEPERVVKFRVAWTDDEGKVQVNRGYRIQFNSAIGPYKGGLRFHPTVNEGVIKFLGFEQILKNSLTTLPMGGGKGGSDFDPKGKSDAEVMRFCQAFMTELCRHIGQFTDVPAGDINVGAREIGYLFGQYKRIRDEYSGVLTGKGLEFGGSLARTEATGYGLCYYTQEALRVLKNDSFEGKTVVISGSGNVAIFATEKAQALGAKVVTASDSNGYVYDPDGIKLDIVKDIKLGHRGRIKEYAERVPGAEYHEGCKGVWTVPCDIALPCATQNEIDGESAKALVANGCKVVCEGANMPSTPEAITVYQENGLLYGPAKAANAGGVAVSGLEMSQNSYRLSWTFEEVDNKLKSIMENIVANSLAAAKEYGHEGDLMLGANAAGFVKVANAMVAQGVL
- a CDS encoding serine/threonine-protein kinase, whose product is MEAMSEINALNLEPGDAVGGYTLVSRLGAGAMGSVWRVHDDGGHVYAMKILRDSLSDDGGVRDPRDPRDPNLKENVPARERLRREALALQKIHNPGVCGIVDMELDDAVAFIVTELIEGKNLKEDVAANGPYVGNDLERLARKLIEAVGAVHAAGIIHRDIKPTNVMISATGPVLVDFGIAMGENESHVTRTGLVMGTPGFIAPEIIDGADSNEATDWWSTASVLAFAATGSPVFGTKPMMAVLERAASGNANLAGLPPNTLAAFRSALNPDPRKRCTSDQLLHAIALDALNPFAWQTSDSTDLFGSTTGADASEVVHPFDVPLPEGMQTPSSSSMRQTAPARSAALNRLAQRNQPGNLRADWDATTDDGGDSGFVAATMALSPEQCTVALPSDYLGPEQATRPIAAADTAAVAGAATRVMPAAAPSPSIAHTTVMPGMARQATQRMPQQMPQRPVQMPRLPASPQARQSWPQPQPQQPQQYQANPADIKRGRYLAHSVAPLIFAAIVPAVAALFMPPAGIAAALLLFWVLLTIGFSTEAQLEREGKRGGTRKGSDTAMRILSLPWHAVRAAAHALLRTVWFALIDVIVVVIATVALQLPWQMLFIGDVWPHQIPYLTDGPLSLTGLAMSCSAAATWVLTAFLPKAPILRLGAGVLAGGPAGRNVPSSAIQST
- a CDS encoding DsbA family protein; this translates as MSNKDNHRQSRAERRAANEAAAKAAAERAAKERRQQTIIGACVLAVIVVLIAVIALSIWQPWKNSKSSESSNASNLTVQQAYDQLQKVKNKPTTADAKGGILLSKNGVGKKANGAPTVAIYMDFMCSGCGSFNRLVDPTLEKMLDAGQLNIELHPMSFGDRWSSDNYSTRAANMLLYITEHDDDPAHILGFISNMYADDFQPAENSGVDTSDAQMKKQATKAGVSQKVADAAVTDKYTAWLDAIDTYTPKRSDLWNTSGDLKGQMTTPTITINGKFWDMNQSQSVYSDTKSGLLAALGIDESKVGVAGTMPSIGENGKPIAVSANK